The stretch of DNA GTAAAGATGAAACATTGAATCGttctattgttaaattaaattgatgaACAAATTCTTATACGAAGGAAGCAAGAATACGACTTATGAAGCTACCATCACGAGGACAGCAGTTCTGGTCGTCTTTGCCAAGCTCATTACGTCGACCTTTTTGTAAGTTCAATCTACAAGAACCTCCGCGTTACTTTTATCTCATGAGCCGAAATAAATCCAcgtaaatattcatttattatcttccaaatgtaattaatttggaAAAGAACGTCTTTCGTCTTATATACAATCAGCGAAAGTAAAACTCATCTTAATAGGCAGCAATTTACTCGACTGATGAAATTACGACGTTTGTTTAGAGAGGTCAACGCGGATGCAAGGGTTTCCATTAAGACCCAGAGCAACAATCACAGCAATATTAGCGATCTATTAGATAATCTACTTCGGGGTTACGACAATAGCGTTAGACCAGACTTTGGCGGGCCCCCAGCCACCGTCGAGGTCGATATTATGGTCCGCAGCATGGGTCCTATCTCTGAAGTGGATATGGTCAGtcatattttctataatatttaatttacgacgtactattaattaaaaaaaaaactttttttcttataattctTTCACAGACGTACTCCATGGATTGTTACTTTCGACAGTCGTGGGTCGATAGACGTTTAGCGTTTCAAGGAAGTAATATGAAGACACTCGCTCTGAGCATTTCTATGTTGGCACGGATCTGGAAGCCCGATACTTACTTCTACAATGGCAAGCATAGTTACTTGCATACGATCACTAGCCCGAATAAATTCGTCAGACTTTATCAAAATGGCAGCGTGCTTTACAGCTCCAGGTAAACTTTAATCGAGCATcgtgatatttataataattataactttataGAAAATTGGCTTCCTCTCTCCTCTAATCGTCAatcgctcgtaaaaaaaattacgactgAATTATGTCGGTTGTAGACACAAAGTTTTTAtatgagaattaaattatataactttaaaaGAGGAGTAGTAATTGAAAGATTgcaaatcatattttttttttttttgaattaagttaattcaatattttcatttatttctatttgtttaaATCTATCTGTAACGCACaatctaatattttaacgGCAATAAATAATGATTGGGGATATAAGATAGAAGCAAGTATAATGTCGATGCTCGCTCGACACCAAATCTCTGCAAATCTTTTCTCGGAGACGTGACATACACAAGGTCTGAGGTATCTCGAACTCAAGGGTTAATTCTGCTGTACACAATAGAACCTATCTAAAAGACTAGGTCAAGAGAAAGggaacaaattaataataaagagatGGTCGTATCACTTCAGTACTTCTTTTGTGTTCGATTTATACTGACAACAAAAAACGAAGTGGCTTTAATAATGTCTAACTTAAATCgagaaagtgaaaaatttttaagtatccctttctctctttgcgttatttaaaaaccgatatttttatttcatcaaaataaatattttataataaccaaaaaataattaattaaattttctgaaCAACAgtcacaaatattttaataattacatcaaTCGTAAGAGTATCAGTTACCGTAATTAcataaaacttaataaaacttttcaagtaaaagaaaaaaaaaaaaggagaagaagaaatttGATATAACTGCAGCCTTAAAAGACGAAGtctcatatatatttttctctaacCAACTAGATCCAATACCTAATTAAACTCGAAAATATCGTGATCACGTTCGCGGTGTGTTATTTACTCGATACTTTATTAACTACTGCCTTTTATTTCTGATTGCCAAAGTCTACCTAAACcaacaaaaataaatcaaacttgctgattttgacatttttacaattcaataatataatgtacaaaaaaaaaataaaataaaatagtaataaactGTGATTTCTTCACGtaaaattatcgatattattaaaatatgtacacAGTTGTTCATccttttgcaaatttttcctAAGTTTCACCAAATACAATATAATCGTATAAAACAACTTTTATAATTCTTGTTTGAATAGCGAGAAACTTTTCAAGAGTgacttttacttttatttttcctttgacTTGGACAACGTCTTTTCGGAATCAAGTTTTCGGATTAGCTTTTGTCGTCCGAATGTTTATCCGAAAAATTGTTAGCACTCATATTTTTCAGAGCATTCATGCGATAAGCGCACAATGAAATTTCTCGCAACACTATTAATTCTTTATGACCAGTTTatgcttaaataaaaatttgcacaAAAACTTTAGCTGATCTATTATTATCTATATATTTCAGTCATATATTTATTGtgctatattaaaaatataaatataatcgttTCATTTTTCCTCCAAAGTcttcttacaaaaaaaaaaaaaaaaacgaagcgtTTTCGCGAAGTTAATTTCTGTCTATTCTTTAGTTTCATTCTGTTTGATTCTATTTCATCACGCCTCCTcggttataattattattcataaggCAAGGAAAAACTTGTCATTACAATGGAATAAAAGTTTCGGTTCTCTTTATCTACGTTGTCGAAAaaatcagtaaaaaaaaaaaaaaaaaaaaaaaaatgaaaagaagagaaaagaagagcgAAAGCAAAAGTAAATGGCGCGCGCTCCATAATGTCACGTCttacataaaatttgtattatatttgattatttataattcgtaaaaaaCTTCTGTTATTGCAGACTTACGATTAAAGCGGGATGTCCGATGAATCTCGAAGATTTTCCAATGGACACCCAGAGATGTCCATTGCAATTCGGCAGTTGTAAGTTTAGATTCATTTACCTCGCAACTTTCCGTAAAGTTCTTTCCCCTTTTCCCTTCTGctctttacttaatttttcgttACCTCGTATTTGAGACACACTATTGAATTTTTTAGtaacgtgtaattaatttacttacaGTTGGCTACACGACACGCGATGTAATCTACAAGTGGAACAGTGCAAGACAGGTCGCAATAGCAGAAGACATGAAGCTGTCACAGTTTGATCTGGTCGCTAGTCCCACCGCAAATCATTCAACTGCGCCAGGTTTCTCACAGGGTAGGTGAAACTCtgcaaacaaaattatttaacttgtcaattatatttctcttagctcgttataaaaaaaaattctattttaacaaattttaatgtaaaaaaaaaaaagaaaatctgcAATCaagaaatttcaataaaactCAAACCATTAATAATCACATATTATCTCGTAAGATAGACAAATAAACGAAAGTACCTTAATGAGAAAAGATCGAAAATTGGGAGCTCGACAGAAAATTCGGTCAAGGGAAAAATAATCCGTAGACCTCatcattatcattaatatCGAGAGCACGGAGAGACGAAGTAAAGAACGAGTAGCGTCGGAAGTCGGCGCATAGAAAGTGACGACTAATTGCAGCCTTCTTCTCTAAAAGACGATTAttacctctctttctcccttaaGTTTTCATTGCCCGCCTGTACAGACGAGCAGCCGggaaattaaatgttacataaatttctctggaaattttaattaaatttttatcaattagtAAACAACAAATAGTTGCCGTTTAAGTTGATTGTGCGTTTACTGTACAAGTACGAAATGAAGCTATCAGCCAGGAAAGATCCTCCTAATGATTTTAATACACCTTTTATATTGtgctttatattaaatatgaatatttcagCGGAATACTCGATGCTCTTGGTGTACTTCCACTTGCAAAGGCATATGGGTAACTTCTTAATACAAGTTTACGGCCCTTGCGTTCTGCTAGTCGTCTTATCATGGGTTTCATTTTGGTTAAACAGAGAAGCTACTGCCGATCGAGTATCGTTAGGTGagatttacaatttataaaatttacaattgcaTA from Cardiocondyla obscurior isolate alpha-2009 linkage group LG04, Cobs3.1, whole genome shotgun sequence encodes:
- the Grd gene encoding GABA-gated ion channel; translated protein: MNKFLYEGSKNTTYEATITRTAVLVVFAKLITSTFLEVNADARVSIKTQSNNHSNISDLLDNLLRGYDNSVRPDFGGPPATVEVDIMVRSMGPISEVDMTYSMDCYFRQSWVDRRLAFQGSNMKTLALSISMLARIWKPDTYFYNGKHSYLHTITSPNKFVRLYQNGSVLYSSRLTIKAGCPMNLEDFPMDTQRCPLQFGSFGYTTRDVIYKWNSARQVAIAEDMKLSQFDLVASPTANHSTAPGFSQAEYSMLLVYFHLQRHMGNFLIQVYGPCVLLVVLSWVSFWLNREATADRVSLGITTVLTMTFLGLEARTDLPKVSYPTALDFFVFLSFAFIFATIIQFAVVHYFTKYGSGECYFSSDLSDTESSNDEEDVTRRIIKNQTTRRKSSASSARGRGNFAINGDSVIEVIPLSAISLPDRDPAISEHWQISCVTCSPPPRQMPPPPPPSRRATSSASQRRRRRAPRFNSVSKIDRISRVMFPLFFLTINLFYWYAYLSRSERIHYYNSNNA